One genomic region from Aliarcobacter cryaerophilus ATCC 43158 encodes:
- the rplL gene encoding 50S ribosomal protein L7/L12 — protein MAISKEDVLEFISGLSVLELSELVKEFEEKFGVSAQPVAVAGAAVAVEAAEEKTEFDVIILDSGDKKINVIKEIRAITGLGLKEAKDAAEQTPSTIKEGISKADAEAFKAQLEAAGAKVEVK, from the coding sequence ATGGCAATTTCTAAAGAAGACGTTTTAGAATTTATTTCTGGTTTATCTGTATTAGAGTTATCAGAATTAGTAAAAGAATTTGAAGAAAAATTTGGAGTATCTGCACAACCTGTTGCAGTTGCTGGTGCTGCAGTTGCTGTTGAAGCTGCTGAAGAAAAAACTGAATTTGATGTTATCATTCTTGATTCAGGAGACAAAAAAATCAATGTAATTAAAGAAATTAGAGCAATTACTGGTTTAGGATTAAAAGAAGCAAAAGATGCTGCAGAGCAAACTCCTTCAACAATTAAAGAAGGAATTTCTAAAGCTGATGCTGAAGCATTCAAAGCTCAACTTGAAGCTGCTGGTGCAAAAGTAGAAGTTAAATAA
- the rplA gene encoding 50S ribosomal protein L1: MAKVSKRYKALSAKVEERKYSLADACNLVKDLKSAKFDESVEIALNLNVDPRHADQMIRGAVVLPNGTGKTVRVAVFAKGVKMDEAKAAGADIVGNDDLADDIQAGKINFDVLIATPDCMGIVGKVGRILGPKGLMPNPKTGTVTMDVTKAVNDAKGGQVTYRVDKKGNMQAAIGKVSFSVEAIKENAEAFIGAINKAKPSTAKGRYIANAAISLTMSPSVILDNMELLEIR, encoded by the coding sequence ATGGCAAAAGTTTCAAAAAGATATAAAGCGTTAAGTGCAAAAGTTGAAGAGAGAAAATACTCTTTAGCTGATGCTTGTAATTTAGTAAAAGATTTAAAATCTGCTAAATTTGATGAGAGTGTTGAAATTGCACTTAACTTAAATGTAGATCCAAGACATGCAGATCAAATGATTAGAGGAGCAGTTGTTCTTCCGAATGGTACAGGAAAAACTGTAAGAGTTGCTGTTTTTGCAAAAGGTGTAAAAATGGATGAAGCAAAAGCTGCAGGTGCTGATATTGTTGGTAATGATGATTTAGCTGATGATATTCAAGCTGGGAAAATTAATTTTGATGTTTTAATTGCAACTCCTGATTGTATGGGAATTGTAGGTAAAGTTGGAAGAATACTTGGGCCAAAAGGTTTAATGCCAAATCCAAAAACTGGAACAGTTACTATGGATGTTACAAAAGCAGTAAACGATGCTAAAGGTGGTCAAGTTACATATAGAGTTGATAAAAAAGGTAATATGCAAGCTGCTATTGGAAAAGTTTCTTTTAGTGTAGAAGCTATCAAAGAGAATGCTGAAGCATTTATTGGAGCTATTAACAAAGCTAAACCTTCAACTGCAAAAGGAAGATATATTGCTAATGCAGCAATTAGCTTAACAATGAGTCCATCTGTTATTTTAGATAATATGGAATTATTAGAGATTAGATAA
- the tuf gene encoding elongation factor Tu, which produces MAKEKFSRNKPHVNIGTIGHVDHGKTTTTAAISAVLAVKYGGEMKDYDQIDNAPEERERGITIATSHIEYETAKRHYAHVDCPGHADYVKNMITGAAQMDGAILVIASTDGPMAQTREHILLSKQVGVPYIVVFLNKEDQLDPSDKDEMLELVEMEIRELLSTYDFPGDDTPIVAGSAFKALEEAKAGAVGPWAEKIVALMDAVDSYIPTPERDTEKPFLMPVEDVFSISGRGTVVTGRIELGTIKVGEEIEIVGFGDTRKTTVTGVEMFRKEMDQGQAGDNCGVLLRGVKKEEVERGQVLCKPGTIKPHTEFKCEVYILSKEEGGRHTPFFSGYRPQFYVRTTDVTGSCVLNEGTEMVMPGDNVEMTVTLVAPIALEKGTKFAIREGGRTVGAGVISEIIK; this is translated from the coding sequence ATGGCAAAAGAAAAGTTTTCAAGAAATAAACCGCACGTAAATATCGGTACAATTGGTCACGTTGACCACGGTAAAACTACTACAACAGCAGCAATATCTGCAGTTTTAGCTGTAAAATATGGTGGAGAGATGAAAGATTACGATCAAATCGATAACGCTCCAGAAGAAAGAGAAAGAGGAATTACTATTGCTACTTCTCATATTGAGTATGAAACTGCTAAAAGACATTATGCTCACGTAGATTGTCCAGGTCACGCCGATTATGTTAAAAACATGATTACTGGTGCTGCTCAAATGGATGGAGCTATTTTAGTTATCGCTTCAACAGATGGACCAATGGCACAAACTAGAGAGCATATCTTACTTTCTAAACAAGTTGGAGTTCCTTATATAGTTGTATTCTTAAATAAAGAAGATCAGTTAGATCCATCTGATAAAGATGAGATGTTAGAATTAGTTGAAATGGAAATTAGAGAATTACTTTCTACTTATGATTTCCCAGGTGATGATACTCCAATCGTTGCTGGTTCTGCATTTAAAGCATTAGAAGAAGCAAAAGCTGGTGCTGTTGGACCATGGGCTGAAAAAATCGTTGCATTAATGGATGCAGTTGATTCTTATATCCCAACTCCAGAAAGAGATACAGAAAAACCATTCTTAATGCCTGTTGAAGATGTATTCTCAATTTCAGGAAGAGGAACAGTTGTTACTGGAAGAATTGAGCTTGGAACTATTAAAGTTGGTGAAGAGATCGAAATCGTTGGATTTGGAGATACTAGAAAAACTACAGTTACTGGTGTTGAGATGTTCAGAAAAGAGATGGATCAGGGTCAAGCTGGAGATAACTGTGGAGTTCTTTTAAGAGGTGTTAAAAAAGAAGAGGTTGAAAGAGGACAAGTTCTTTGTAAGCCAGGAACAATTAAACCTCATACAGAATTTAAATGCGAAGTTTATATTCTTTCAAAAGAAGAAGGTGGAAGACATACTCCATTCTTTAGTGGATATAGACCACAATTCTATGTTAGAACAACAGACGTTACAGGTTCTTGTGTATTAAATGAAGGTACTGAAATGGTTATGCCAGGTGATAATGTTGAGATGACTGTTACTTTGGTTGCTCCAATCGCTCTTGAAAAAGGAACAAAGTTCGCTATTAGAGAAGGTGGAAGAACTGTTGGTGCTGGAGTTATTTCAGAAATCATCAAATAA
- the nusG gene encoding transcription termination/antitermination protein NusG — translation MAHKWYAIQTYSGSELSVKKAMLKLADEMADDRIAEVLVPTEDLIEVKKGKKTIIERPLYPAYAFAKIDLDTALWHRIQSMPKVGRFIGESKKPTALSDKDINLILEKAKNKAAAKPKISFDEGEMVRINEGPFANFNGIVENFDLVSGVLKLNVSIFGRNTPVEISYTQVERIV, via the coding sequence ATGGCACATAAATGGTATGCAATTCAGACATATTCGGGAAGTGAATTATCTGTTAAGAAAGCTATGTTAAAACTAGCAGATGAGATGGCTGATGATAGAATTGCTGAAGTATTAGTACCAACTGAAGACCTAATTGAAGTAAAAAAAGGTAAAAAGACTATTATAGAAAGACCTTTGTATCCAGCTTATGCTTTTGCAAAAATTGATTTAGATACTGCTTTATGGCATAGAATCCAATCAATGCCAAAAGTTGGAAGGTTCATTGGTGAGTCAAAAAAACCAACAGCTTTAAGTGATAAAGATATAAATCTTATTTTAGAAAAAGCTAAAAATAAAGCAGCAGCAAAACCAAAAATCTCTTTTGATGAAGGAGAGATGGTAAGAATAAATGAAGGACCATTTGCAAACTTCAACGGAATAGTTGAGAATTTTGATTTAGTTTCTGGAGTATTAAAATTAAATGTATCTATATTTGGAAGAAATACTCCAGTTGAAATCTCTTATACGCAAGTAGAGAGAATAGTTTAA
- the rplJ gene encoding 50S ribosomal protein L10: MTRQEKSEIINFLSAEFKNSLAVVVCDYKGLTHKELEVLRKDARENGTKVQVVKNTLVSKAVKSADLGDIDLSGTNIYLWSDDQISACKVADKFATTTKDKFSIKSGIIEGQICDAARVNAFAKLPSREELLGMLASVWMGPVRNFTIGLDALRRKKEEEAA; encoded by the coding sequence ATGACTAGACAAGAAAAATCAGAAATTATAAATTTTTTATCTGCTGAATTTAAAAACTCTTTAGCTGTTGTTGTTTGTGACTACAAAGGTCTTACTCATAAAGAGTTAGAAGTTTTAAGAAAAGATGCAAGAGAAAATGGAACTAAAGTTCAAGTTGTAAAAAATACTTTAGTTTCTAAAGCTGTTAAATCAGCTGATTTAGGAGATATTGATTTAAGCGGAACAAATATTTATTTGTGGTCTGATGATCAAATTTCAGCTTGTAAAGTAGCTGATAAATTTGCAACTACTACAAAAGATAAATTCTCTATTAAATCAGGAATTATTGAAGGTCAAATTTGCGATGCTGCAAGAGTTAATGCGTTTGCTAAATTACCATCAAGAGAAGAACTTCTTGGAATGCTTGCATCTGTATGGATGGGACCTGTTAGAAACTTTACTATTGGTCTTGATGCTCTTAGAAGAAAAAAAGAAGAAGAGGCTGCTTAA
- the rplK gene encoding 50S ribosomal protein L11 translates to MAKKVQGYLKLQIPAGAANPSPPVGPALGQRGVNIMEFCKAFNEKTKDKAGYRLPVVLTIYTDKSFTFEVKQPPMTELIKKISGIKKGSSNPLKQKIGKLSKDQIMEIVDMKIKDLNTDDREVAAKIVAGSARSIGIDTEL, encoded by the coding sequence ATGGCTAAAAAAGTTCAAGGATATTTAAAACTACAAATACCTGCAGGTGCAGCAAACCCATCACCTCCAGTTGGACCAGCTCTTGGGCAAAGAGGTGTTAACATTATGGAATTTTGTAAAGCATTTAACGAAAAAACTAAAGATAAAGCTGGATATAGATTACCAGTTGTTCTTACAATTTATACAGATAAAAGCTTTACTTTTGAAGTAAAACAACCACCAATGACTGAACTTATTAAAAAAATTTCAGGAATCAAAAAAGGAAGTAGTAATCCACTTAAACAAAAAATTGGAAAACTATCAAAAGATCAAATTATGGAAATCGTTGATATGAAAATCAAAGATTTAAATACTGATGATAGAGAAGTTGCTGCAAAAATTGTAGCTGGAAGTGCAAGATCTATAGGAATTGATACAGAATTATAA
- the rpmG gene encoding 50S ribosomal protein L33, whose translation MAAVRIKIGLKCQESGDINYTTWKNPKTHTEKFEVRKYCPRLKKHTTHKEVKLKS comes from the coding sequence ATGGCAGCTGTAAGAATTAAAATAGGATTAAAATGTCAAGAGAGTGGAGATATTAACTACACTACTTGGAAAAATCCAAAAACTCATACTGAAAAGTTTGAAGTTAGAAAATATTGTCCAAGATTGAAAAAACACACTACTCATAAAGAAGTGAAGTTAAAATCTTAA
- the murD gene encoding UDP-N-acetylmuramoyl-L-alanine--D-glutamate ligase produces the protein MQNLRILGKGKTALALKKRFPNADLYDDNDFESFDKNSNDLTIVSPGMPPHNKLVLASKNIISDYDLFYDEMPFTIWISGTNGKTTTTQMCQYLLEKFDSCYGGNIGVPLSGLNKDKKIWILETSSFTLHYTKKAKPNIYILLPITEDHITWHGSFDEYKKAKLKPLELMSETDIAIIPALYKDFKTSAHTIYYNSSDDLCNHFKIDKTKIKFNEPFLLDAIMAIISRKIIFDDVDYDLINSYKIDKHKVEEFRDSKNRLWIDDSKATNYDATINALVPYKDKNIHIIIGGDDKGASLKPLFNNIKDFDIIIYAIGSNTQRVLNYCEEFKISCVKCEYLEQAVKNIDKNLKENSIGILSPAAASLDQFKSYAHRGDEFKKFVKNLS, from the coding sequence ATGCAAAATTTAAGAATTTTAGGAAAAGGGAAAACAGCACTTGCTTTGAAAAAAAGATTCCCAAATGCTGATTTATATGATGACAATGATTTTGAATCTTTTGATAAAAATTCAAATGATTTAACTATTGTAAGCCCTGGAATGCCACCACATAATAAACTTGTGCTTGCTTCAAAAAATATCATTAGTGATTATGACTTATTTTATGATGAAATGCCTTTTACTATTTGGATTAGTGGAACAAATGGTAAAACTACAACAACTCAAATGTGCCAGTATCTACTTGAGAAATTTGATTCTTGTTATGGTGGTAATATTGGTGTTCCTTTGAGTGGATTAAATAAAGATAAAAAAATTTGGATACTTGAAACATCTTCATTTACACTTCACTATACAAAAAAAGCAAAACCAAATATCTATATTCTTTTACCAATAACAGAAGATCATATAACTTGGCATGGAAGTTTTGATGAATATAAAAAAGCAAAATTAAAACCTTTAGAACTTATGAGTGAAACTGATATTGCTATTATACCGGCTTTATATAAAGATTTTAAAACATCTGCTCATACAATATATTATAATTCAAGTGATGATTTGTGTAATCATTTTAAAATTGACAAAACTAAAATAAAGTTTAATGAACCATTTTTACTAGATGCTATAATGGCAATTATTTCAAGAAAGATAATATTTGATGATGTTGATTATGATTTAATAAACTCTTATAAAATTGATAAGCACAAAGTTGAAGAGTTTAGAGATAGTAAAAATAGATTATGGATTGATGATAGTAAAGCTACAAATTATGATGCAACAATAAATGCATTAGTTCCATATAAAGATAAAAATATACATATTATTATTGGTGGAGATGATAAGGGTGCAAGTTTAAAACCACTTTTTAATAATATAAAAGATTTCGACATTATTATTTATGCAATAGGAAGTAATACTCAAAGAGTTTTAAATTATTGTGAAGAGTTTAAAATATCTTGTGTTAAGTGCGAATATTTAGAACAAGCAGTTAAAAATATAGATAAAAACTTAAAAGAGAATAGTATAGGAATACTATCACCCGCAGCAGCATCGCTTGATCAATTTAAATCTTATGCTCACAGAGGCGATGAATTTAAGAAATTTGTAAAAAATTTAAGTTGA
- the secE gene encoding preprotein translocase subunit SecE, translating into MSKASNYINNVKSELAKVIFPVKSQIKTAYISVFIVVTVIALYLAMIDGAMSFTLSSVIK; encoded by the coding sequence GTGAGCAAAGCTAGTAACTATATAAATAATGTAAAATCAGAATTAGCTAAGGTTATATTTCCAGTGAAATCACAAATAAAAACAGCTTATATATCTGTTTTTATTGTTGTTACGGTGATAGCTTTGTATCTTGCTATGATTGATGGAGCAATGTCTTTTACTCTATCTTCAGTAATTAAATAA
- the rpoB gene encoding DNA-directed RNA polymerase subunit beta, whose protein sequence is MLNSLKSGNRLRIDFAKNPQKIEIPNLLQLQQTSYDTFLMIDQKDRSGAGIEKVFKAIFPIHDAQNRVTLDYLGSEVGKPRYDVRESMVRGLTYSIPLKINVRLTLWDLDEKTGEKIGVKDIKEQSLFIREIPLMTERTSFIVNGVERVVVNQLHRSPGVIFKEDESNTTNNKLLYTGQIIPDRGSWLYFEYDAKDVLYVRINKRRKVPITILFRALGYSKEDIVKLFYPVISIKIKNNKFLTEFNPDDFMGRIDYDIKDDKGNLVIQAGKRLTARKAKALIEGGLKLIEYPLELLMDRHTAGSIYDPQSGEVLFDALTSLDELKLKKLLDLGFETFDIANDLSSGADASIINAFKADAESLKLLKQTEQIEDENDLAAIRIYKVMRPGEPVTKEAAKEFIKKLFFDPERYDLTKVGRMKMNHKLGVNVPEYVTTLTYEDVIKTVQYLIKVKAGHGHIDDRDHLGNRRIRAIGELLANELHAGLIKMQKTIRDKMTTLSGTLEDIMPHDLINSKMITSTITEFFTSGQLSQFMDQTNPLSEVTHKRRLSALGEGGLVKERAGFEVRDVHPTHYGRICPVETPEGQNIGLINTLSTYSKVNELGFIEAPYKKVVDGVVTNEISYYTATQEEGLVIAPGSTKLDENGKIIEPLVEVRLNGEIILMDKNKVDLIDISSQMVMGVAASLIPFLEHNDANRALMGSNMMRQAVPLIKPTAPIVGTGLEKTVARDAWEAIKASRGGVVEKADSKNIYISGEDENGPFIDYYDVNKNVKTNNNTSFGQRVAIKEGDIIEKGQVIADGPSMDKGELAVGINAMVAFMPWNGYNYEDAIILSERLIKKDAFTSVHIYEKEIECRELKHGNEEITRDLPGVKEENLSHLDSSGIVKVGTYVTSGMILVGKVTPKGEIKPTPEERLLRAIFGDKAGHVINKSLYCPTSMEGTVVDVKVFTKKGYEKCERAKAEIELEKNELNQKHLDKLLMLDREEALKINNLLTKSKLDKELELDGTVYKKGDTLTVDTLLSVNRFAMKKVVSSYSKEVEKAYNDTKEYFIRQKAELRKDHEEKLNVLEHDDILSSGVIKQVKVYIATKRKIKVGDKMAGRHGNKGIVSNIVPKVDMPYLEDGTTVDIILNPLGVPSRMNIGQIMEVHLGLVGRRLGKQIQQIYDAKKDEYIADLRAKMIEVAGVAKLMNAKSFIEKLSDDELLDYARDWSKGVKFATQIFDGVEAYDFEKLFEMAKIDSDGKSILYDGKTGQKMKERVNVGYMYMLKLHHLVDEKVHARSTGPYSLVTQQPVGGKALFGGQRFGEMEVWALEAYGATAVLKEMLTTKSDDVEGRTRAYRAIANGENVPPSGVPETFFVLTKELKALALDVEIFEEVENNE, encoded by the coding sequence ATGTTAAACTCTTTAAAATCTGGTAATAGACTAAGAATAGATTTCGCAAAAAACCCACAAAAAATTGAAATTCCAAATTTATTACAACTGCAACAAACTTCGTATGATACTTTCTTGATGATTGATCAAAAAGATAGATCTGGTGCTGGTATAGAAAAAGTATTTAAAGCAATTTTTCCAATTCATGATGCTCAAAATAGAGTAACTCTTGATTATTTAGGAAGTGAAGTTGGAAAACCTAGATATGATGTTAGAGAATCAATGGTTAGAGGATTGACATATTCAATCCCTCTTAAAATAAATGTAAGATTAACTCTTTGGGATTTAGATGAAAAAACTGGAGAGAAAATTGGTGTAAAAGATATTAAAGAGCAATCTTTATTTATTAGAGAAATTCCACTTATGACAGAAAGAACTTCATTTATTGTAAATGGTGTTGAAAGAGTTGTTGTAAACCAACTACATAGAAGTCCAGGTGTTATTTTTAAAGAAGACGAATCAAATACTACAAACAATAAACTTCTTTACACTGGACAAATTATCCCAGATAGAGGTTCTTGGTTATATTTTGAGTATGATGCAAAAGATGTATTATATGTAAGAATTAATAAAAGAAGAAAAGTTCCAATTACTATACTATTTAGAGCATTAGGATACTCAAAAGAGGATATTGTTAAACTATTTTATCCTGTAATTAGTATTAAAATTAAAAATAATAAATTTTTAACAGAGTTTAATCCTGATGACTTTATGGGAAGAATTGACTATGATATAAAAGATGACAAAGGAAATTTAGTTATTCAAGCTGGAAAGAGATTGACTGCTAGAAAAGCTAAAGCTTTAATTGAAGGTGGATTAAAACTAATTGAATATCCACTTGAGCTTTTAATGGATAGACACACAGCTGGTTCTATTTATGATCCGCAATCAGGAGAAGTTTTATTTGATGCTTTAACAAGTCTTGATGAGTTAAAACTTAAAAAATTATTAGATTTAGGATTCGAAACATTTGATATTGCAAATGATTTATCAAGTGGAGCAGATGCTTCAATTATAAATGCATTTAAAGCAGATGCTGAAAGTTTAAAATTATTAAAACAAACTGAACAAATTGAAGATGAAAATGATTTAGCTGCAATTAGAATTTACAAAGTAATGAGACCAGGTGAGCCTGTAACAAAAGAGGCAGCAAAAGAGTTTATTAAAAAACTATTCTTTGATCCTGAAAGATATGATTTAACAAAAGTTGGAAGAATGAAGATGAATCATAAGTTAGGTGTAAATGTACCTGAGTATGTTACAACTTTAACTTATGAAGATGTTATTAAAACTGTTCAATACTTAATCAAAGTTAAAGCAGGACATGGTCATATAGATGATAGAGATCACTTAGGAAATAGAAGAATTAGAGCAATTGGTGAGTTACTTGCAAATGAATTACATGCAGGTTTAATCAAAATGCAAAAAACTATTAGAGATAAAATGACAACTCTATCAGGAACTTTAGAAGATATCATGCCTCATGATTTAATCAACTCAAAAATGATTACATCAACAATTACTGAGTTCTTTACAAGTGGACAATTATCACAATTTATGGATCAAACAAATCCATTATCAGAAGTTACTCATAAAAGAAGATTATCAGCTCTTGGAGAGGGTGGTCTTGTTAAAGAAAGAGCGGGATTTGAAGTAAGGGACGTTCATCCAACTCACTATGGAAGAATTTGTCCAGTTGAGACTCCAGAGGGTCAAAATATCGGTCTTATAAATACTCTTTCAACTTATTCAAAAGTAAATGAGCTAGGATTTATTGAAGCTCCTTATAAAAAAGTAGTTGATGGTGTTGTTACAAATGAAATTTCATACTACACTGCAACTCAAGAAGAGGGTCTTGTAATTGCTCCTGGTTCAACAAAACTTGATGAAAATGGAAAAATTATTGAACCACTTGTAGAAGTAAGATTAAATGGTGAAATCATTTTAATGGATAAAAATAAAGTTGATTTAATAGATATATCATCTCAAATGGTAATGGGGGTTGCGGCTTCTTTAATTCCATTTTTAGAACACAACGATGCAAATAGAGCATTAATGGGTTCAAATATGATGAGACAAGCTGTTCCATTGATTAAACCAACAGCTCCAATAGTTGGAACTGGTTTAGAAAAAACAGTTGCAAGAGATGCTTGGGAGGCTATAAAAGCTTCAAGAGGCGGAGTAGTAGAAAAAGCAGATTCAAAAAATATCTATATTAGTGGTGAAGATGAAAATGGACCATTTATTGATTATTACGATGTAAATAAAAATGTAAAAACAAACAATAATACATCTTTTGGGCAAAGAGTTGCAATTAAAGAGGGTGATATTATTGAAAAAGGTCAAGTAATTGCAGATGGTCCATCTATGGATAAAGGTGAACTTGCAGTTGGAATTAATGCTATGGTTGCATTTATGCCATGGAATGGATACAACTATGAGGATGCTATTATTTTAAGTGAAAGACTTATTAAAAAAGACGCATTTACATCTGTACATATTTATGAAAAAGAGATTGAGTGTAGAGAGTTAAAACATGGTAATGAAGAGATAACTAGAGATTTACCAGGTGTTAAAGAGGAAAATTTATCACATCTTGATAGCTCTGGAATTGTAAAAGTTGGAACTTATGTAACTTCTGGAATGATTTTAGTAGGAAAAGTAACTCCAAAAGGTGAGATTAAACCAACTCCTGAAGAGAGACTTTTAAGAGCAATTTTTGGTGATAAAGCTGGACATGTTATAAATAAATCTTTATATTGTCCAACATCAATGGAAGGAACAGTTGTTGATGTTAAGGTTTTCACTAAAAAAGGTTATGAGAAGTGCGAAAGAGCTAAAGCTGAAATTGAGCTAGAAAAAAATGAATTAAATCAAAAACATCTTGATAAACTTCTAATGCTAGACAGAGAAGAGGCTTTAAAAATAAATAATCTTCTAACAAAATCAAAACTAGATAAAGAGCTTGAGTTAGATGGAACTGTATATAAAAAAGGTGATACATTAACTGTTGATACTCTTTTAAGTGTAAATAGATTTGCTATGAAAAAAGTAGTATCTTCTTATTCAAAAGAGGTTGAAAAAGCTTATAATGATACAAAAGAGTACTTTATTAGACAAAAAGCTGAATTAAGAAAAGATCATGAAGAGAAATTGAATGTTCTAGAACATGATGATATTTTATCAAGTGGTGTTATTAAACAAGTTAAAGTTTATATTGCAACTAAGAGAAAAATTAAAGTTGGTGATAAAATGGCTGGACGACATGGAAACAAAGGTATTGTTTCAAATATCGTTCCAAAAGTTGATATGCCATATTTAGAAGATGGAACAACTGTTGATATTATTTTAAATCCACTTGGGGTTCCTTCAAGGATGAATATTGGTCAAATTATGGAAGTTCACTTAGGACTTGTAGGAAGAAGACTTGGAAAACAAATTCAACAAATCTATGATGCAAAAAAAGATGAGTATATTGCTGATTTAAGAGCAAAAATGATTGAAGTTGCTGGAGTTGCAAAACTTATGAATGCTAAATCTTTTATTGAAAAATTAAGTGATGATGAACTTCTTGACTATGCTAGAGATTGGTCAAAAGGTGTTAAATTTGCAACACAAATCTTTGATGGTGTTGAAGCTTATGACTTTGAAAAACTGTTTGAAATGGCGAAAATAGATAGCGATGGAAAATCTATTTTATACGATGGAAAAACAGGTCAGAAAATGAAAGAAAGAGTAAACGTTGGGTATATGTATATGCTTAAACTTCACCACTTAGTTGATGAAAAAGTTCATGCTAGAAGTACAGGACCATACTCTTTAGTAACTCAACAACCAGTTGGTGGAAAAGCTCTATTTGGTGGGCAAAGATTTGGAGAGATGGAGGTTTGGGCATTAGAAGCTTATGGTGCAACTGCTGTACTAAAAGAGATGCTTACAACTAAATCAGATGATGTTGAAGGAAGAACAAGAGCTTATAGAGCAATTGCAAATGGTGAAAATGTTCCGCCTTCAGGAGTTCCTGAAACATTCTTTGTTTTAACAAAAGAGTTAAAAGCCTTAGCTTTAGATGTAGAGATTTTTGAAGAGGTAGAAAACAATGAGTAA